One genomic segment of Cryptococcus neoformans var. neoformans JEC21 chromosome 8 sequence includes these proteins:
- a CDS encoding cyclin-dependent protein kinase, putative — protein sequence MNYVQLEKLGEGTYATVYKGRSRTTSEIVALKEIHLDAEEGTPSTAIREISLMKELKHVNIVRLHDVVHTESKLVLIFEYCEQDLKRYMDIHGDRGALDLNTVKSFTHQLLQGIAFCHDHRVLHRDLKPQNLLINKRGELKIGDFGLARAFGVPVNTFSNEVVTLWYRAPDVLLGSRTYSTSIDIWSVGCIFAEMITGYPLFRGRDNADQLVQIMKIVGTPSDATIAQIKLNSPEIQIKSPLAKHAKQPFQAIIPRAPRDAISLLEHLLQFEPTRRYDAHQAMAHQYFTSGPIAPPTLHENNPAVSSASSLALPPRVAARASQASAAVQAQQAAQAQAQAQAQAQAQAQAAQNAQMMAQQQQQQQQQQQQQQQYEMMMGQQNMQGYYDPQAAAQMQAHQQAQAQAHAAQMQQMAQQGYYMNPNGQHGHHH from the exons AT GAATTACGTCCAGCTTGAGAAACTTGGTGAAGGTACTTATGCCACTGTGTACAAG GGTCGATCGAGAACGACTTCAGAAATCGTGGCGCTCAAGGAGATCCATCTGGATGCGGAAGAGGGGACACCGAGTACTGCTATTCGAGAGATCAGTCTTATGAAGG AGCTTAAGCACGTAAACATTGTCCGCCTGCACGATGTTGTTCACACCGAATCTAAGCTTGTCCTCATCTTCGAG TACTGTGAACAGGATTTGAAGAGATATATGGATATCCACGGTGATCGCGGTGCTCTGGACCTTAACACCGTCAAGAGCTTTACGCACCAGCTTCTTCAG GGTATCGCATTTTGCCATGATCATCGTGTCTTACATCGAGACCTCAAACCACAAAACCTGTTGATCAACAAACGAGGAGAATTGAAGATTGGTGATTTTGGTTTGGCAAGGGCGTTTGGTGTGCCAGTGAACACGTTCAGTAATGAA GTTGTGACTCTTTGGTACCGTGCACCGGATGTTTTGCTCGGGTCAAGGACGTATAGCACAAGTATTGACATATGGAGTGTCGGATGCAT ATTCGCAGAGATGATCACAGGATACCCTCTCTttagaggaagagataaTGCCGATCAACTGGTGCAGATCATGAAGATCGTCGGCACACCAAGCGATGCCACCATTGCTCAGATCAAGTTGAACTCT CCTGAGATTCAAATCAAGTCTCCTTTGGCTAAACATGCCAAACAGCCGTTCCAGGCAATTATTCCCCGAGCGCCTAGAGATG CCATCAGCCTCCTTgaacatcttcttcaattcgAGCCCACTCGACGGTATGACGCCCACCAAGCTATGGCTCACCAATATTTCACCTCTGGCCCTATCGCCCCTCCCACATTGCATGAGAACAACCCAGCTGTTTCATCCGCTTCatctcttgcccttcctccaagGGTGGCTGCGCGAGCCAGCCAGGCTTCCGCTGCTGTGCAAGCTCAGCAAgctgctcaagctcaagcgCAGGCGCAAgcccaagctcaagctcaagccCAGGCGGCGCAGAATGCCCAGATGATGGctcagcaacagcaacagcaacagcagcagcagcagcagcagcagcagtatgagatgatgatgggacAGCAGAATATGCAGGGGTATTACG ACCCTCAAGCGGCCGCACAGATGCAAGCCCATCAGCAGGCGCAAGCGCAAGCGCATGCAGCCCAGATGCAGCAAATGGCTCAACAAGGGTATTACATGAATCCCAATGGACAGCATGGGCATCACCATTAA
- a CDS encoding ATP dependent RNA helicase, putative produces MAKIDKKTKLKLNKKSVRAPSKPTTEKKPKKYVTADTLTWKPVKTSSFSGIDGGGGMMMLEELEDVGIEWEETDGGRKIAKFVEVESKTSKGKKNAAQEEPNQEGRGDDEKASSASETEEGKKADDKEAVEEDDEEEFPDFAGFAEEDLNAADEEEHPNLDDEPAFNDDLLPEWSSISLHPSLKRSFLASSFTAPTAIQSRAIPAGITGRDVVGVAETGSGKTLAYSLPILHYLLGQRKSKAGIKRPLSALVLCPTRELALQVMDHLNALLKHALATPDGEKPQGPPRVSVGSVVGGLSAQKQKRILERGCDVIVATPGRLWDLIKADDELATSVRTLRFLVIDEADRMIENGHFAELESIVKLTQRSTAQQGPDDDDPVFQAMATLFEESTAREDMQTFVFSATLSKDLQKNLKRRSRSWKGKGKRSSTLEDLVEKLDFRDENPEVIDLSPEGGVVSSLRESMIESTKDDKDLYLYYFLLRYPGRSIVFVNSIDSIRRLLPLFTLLQLPVFPLHSHLQQKQRLKNLDRFKSNPKGILIATDVAARGLDIPQVDHVVHFNLPRTADAYIHRSGRTARAQNEGFALQLVSPDEKSVQRALMKSLERTHELPDLPIEAGFLPSLRERLRVATEIEKAQHRATKATHDKNWLLEAAEAMDIDIDPSMLDGEDDDPDAPYYKPKKQDRGKGKASVENLKMELKALLQEKLVARGVSIRYPTSGSKVIVDDLIKSTGHGMLLGASTSKAYDQVEKTGKRKLGSGRPGAVKKKKVEGR; encoded by the exons ATGGCGAAGATTGACAAGAAgaccaagctcaagctcaacaagaaGTCTGTGAGAGCCCCATCTAAGCCTACTacggagaagaagcccAAAAAGTATGTTACGGCCGACACGCTCACATGGAAGCCCGTCAAAACTTCAAGCTTTTCTGGCATCGACGGTGGGGGCGGTATGATGATGCTTGAGGAGCTCGAAGATGTTGGGATTGAGTGGGAAGAGACCGATGGTGGGAGAAAGATTGCAAAATTTGTCGAAGTGGAAAGCAAGACGAGtaagggcaagaagaacgCCGCGCAAGAGGAACCCAAtcaagaagggcgaggagaCGATGAGAAAGCCTCTTCAGCAAGTGAAACTGAGGAAGGTAAAAAGGCCGATGACAAAGAAGCcgttgaggaggatgatgaagaagagttcCCCGATTTCGCTGGGTTCGCTGAAGAGGACCTCAACGCTgcagacgaggaggaaCATCCCAATTTAGACGACGAGCCTGCTTTCAACG ATGACCTTCTCCCGGAATGGTCTTCTAtttcccttcatccctcCCTCAAGCGTTCTTTCCTTGCATCCAGCTTCACCGCTCCTACTGCCATCCAATCTCGAGCCATCCCCGCTGGAATTACTGGTCGAGACGTCGTTGGTGTCGCGGAAACCGGTTCCGGTAAAACACTCGCTTATTCTTTACCCATCCTCCATTATCTCCTTGGCCAACGCAAATCGAAAGCTGGCATCAAGCGCCCCTTGTCCGCTTTAGTCCTTTGTCCTACAAGAGAACTTGCTCTGCAAGTGATGGACCATCTCAATGCCTTGTTGAAACATGCACTCGCCACTCCAGATGGGGAGAAACCGCAAGGCCCACCTAGAGTCAGCGTTGGCTCTGTCGTTGGTGGTCTAAGTGCGCaaaagcagaagagaaTTTTAGAGAGGGGATGTGATGTCATTGTTGCGACTCCTGGCCGGTTATGGGACCTCATCAAGGCT GATGATGAGCTCGCGACGAGTGTCAGGACATTAAGATTTTTGGTTATTGATGAGGCGGACCGAATGATTGAGAACGGACACTTTGCAGAGTTGGAGAGTATCGTCAAACTTACTCAACGTTCTACCGC CCAACAAGGccctgatgatgatgacccCGTATTCCAAGCTATGGCTACTCTCTTTGAAGAGTCAACGGCTAGGGAGGACATGCAGACGTTTGTTTTCTCCGCTACTCTTTCCAAGGATTTGCAGAAGAACCTcaagaggagaagcagatcttggaaagggaaaggaaaaaggtcATCTACTCTTG AGGATTTGGTGGAGAAGCTTGATTTTAGAGATGAGAACCCCGAAGTTATTGATTTGTCCCCCGAAGGAGGTGTCGTTTCCTCATTGAGGGAGAGTATGATCGAGTCTACAAAGGACGACAAG GATCTCTATCTCTATTATTTCCTTCTCCGATACCCTGGCAGATCTATCGTCTTTGTTAACTCTATCGACTCTATccgtcgtcttctcccccttttcactctcctccaacttcccgttttccctcttcactcccatctccaacaAAAGCAGCGTCTTAAGAACCTCGACCGATTCAAATCCAACCCCAAAGGTATCCTGATTGCAACCGACGTCGCTGCGCGAGGTTTGGATATCCCCCAAGTTGATCACGTTGTTCACTTCAACCTGCCCCGAACGGCGGACGCGTACATTCACCGATCAGGTCGTACTGCTCGAGCCCAAAATGAGGGTTTCGCATTACAACTTGTGTCTCCGGATGAAAAGTCTGTCCAGAGGGCATTGATGAAGAGCCTTGAGCGAACGCATGAGCTACCCGATCTGCCTATCGAAGCCggtttccttccttctcttcgtGAGCGACTGAGAGTGGCGACTGAAATTGAGAAGGCACAACATCGAGCGACCAAAGCAACTCACGATAAAAACTGGTTACTCGAAGCTGCCGAGGCCATGGATATTGATATCGACCCTTCCATGCTcgatggagaagacgatgatcCCGATGCTCCTTATTATAAACCTAAGAAGCAGGATAGgggcaaaggcaaagcaTCTGTGGAGAATTTGAAGATGGAGTTGAAGGCTTTGTTGCAGGAGAAGCTTGTCGCAAGGGGTGTGTCGATCAGGTATCCGACAAGTGGAAGTAAAGTCATCGTGGATGACCTAATCAAATCAACCG GTCACGGGATGTTGTTGGGTGCAAGCACTAGCAAAGCTTACGACCAAGTGGAGAAGActgggaagagaaaattAGGATCTGGGAGACCTGGAGCtgtcaagaagaaaaaggtggagggCCGATGA
- a CDS encoding DNA repair-related protein, putative, translating to MSRDAITNAAGTVESTLLHQVFIQSLLSRRVVSEAIALELYKRAVTAVRAYDRQFNPPYAISGHGVASFVTDVSTLLHSVSLEVIRTIDQRSDRAFFVLRNLDASEVASFATDLNSMEVEYLRNLIESIVVSYPANSLAIGQARDVINDSPLTQHKMTKSHAESLLDALVSRGWLYKSKRTRFSLGVRALAELETYLKNEFDQYVKSCAQCRRVVTEGLACSNVGCDCHIHNTCYARNIQQLANPVCPSCSSSFRDLAPKPVGEKAVSIMEDNFKGGRKRKGKGKNVGDMDDEGEEEEGGSSEAEDELDERRESQSQTQNQGSIRRSYVPETQYDEEPSTGSAGPSKRIRRG from the exons ATGTCCAGAGACGCTATAACGAATGCGGCAGGTACTGTCGAATCGACTCTCCTCCATCAGGTGTTCATCCAGTCATTACTCTCCCGACGTGTTGTCTCCGAAGCCATTGCGCTCGAACTTTATAAACGCGCTGTCACGGCAGTCCGCG CCTACGACAGACAGTTTAATCCTCCGTACGCTATAAGCGGTCATGGAGTGGCAAGTTTCGTGACCGACGTGTCGACTTTGCTGCACAGTGTGAGCTTGGAAGTAATTCGAACTATCGATCAGCGATCCGATCGAGCCTTTTTTGTGCTT AGAAACCTGGATGCTTCGGAGGTTGCGTCATTTGCAACTGACCTCAACTCGATGGAAGTTGAATACTTACGCAACCTT ATTGAAAGTATTGTCGTTTCATACCCTGCCAACTCATTGGCTATTGGCCAAGCGCGTGATGTCATCAATGACTCTCCTCTTACTCAGCATAAGATGACCAAGTCCCATGCTGAGAGTCTGCTTGACGCATTAGTCTCTAGAGGGTGGCTTTACAAGTCTAA GCGAACGAGGTTTTCATTGGGTGTTCGAGCACTCGCTGAACTTGAAACATACCTCAAGAACGAGTTTGATCAGTATGTGAAGTCATGTGCACAATGTAGGCGTGTGGTGACCGAA GGTCTTGCCTGCTCTAATGTGGGTTGCGACTGTCACATTCATAACACTTGCTATGCCCGCAACATCCAACAATTAGCCAACCCTGTCTGCCCAAGCTGTTCATCGAGTTTCCGTGATCTTGCGCCTAAACCTGTCGGTGAAAAAGCAGTATCGATTATGGAGGACAATTTCAAAGGTGgtaggaagagaaaagggaaaggaaagaatgTTGGGGatatggatgatgaaggtgaggaagaagagggtggtTCTTCtgaagcagaggatgagttGGATGAGCGAAGGGAAAGCCAGAGTCAAACTCAGAATCAGGGA TCAATAAGACGGTCTTATGTTCCTGAAACGCAGTACGACGAAGAACCGTCAACCGGGAGCGCAGGACCTTCAAAACGTAttcgaagaggatga
- a CDS encoding expressed protein produces the protein MSDTDRPSRVWLFLANLSLCLCSVREDDSERQALYPPDTVLSAPRPRLRPRLSNLSPYGSTTSRRWPSASTSPIKSGGLAGFTGIESNVDAETRREEGKRKMDSISKAFAERMTALDLPPHIHTLNMPFTPSLQPLTTAVSHPTLPTIHTIRPLGSPNRPSAPHLGRSISEPRSLHDLGGFAAHHVPFGSSVVVHGRGISPGVSRGRGRMRSATIGERWTVPGEGTRGRKGLERRSPSGLNKESIDSDEVEQEAKMERSASPSLNLSFGRPVLRSCSNSQSHSCTRRRQSSPLAGHPDQQEPLSMGSCWIDPESHLHSSSRAHSDVRAQEVIHRDLGLNALYSGSAASHPKRIKGKGKGKKTRRMRLSSS, from the exons ATGAGCGATACCGATCGACCTTCTCGCGTTTGGCTCTTCCTTGCCAACTTatctctttgcctttgctcTGTACGCGAAGACGAT TCTGAGAGACAAGCTCTTTATCCACCCGATACCGTTCTTTCAGCGCCTCGACCCCGTCTTCGCCCTCGACTTTCAAATCTTTCCCCCTACGGGAGCACCACCTCCAGAAGATGGCCCTCTGCGAGTACCTCGCCAATCAAAAGTGGGGGTTTGGCAGGCTTCACTGGTATTGAGAGTAATGTCGATGCCGAGACcagacgagaagaaggaaagagaaaaatggATAGTATCTCGAAAGCCTTTGCTGA ACGGATGACCGCACTCGATCTACCCCCACACATTCATACCCTCAACATGCCTTTTACACCATCCCTTCAGCCATTGACCACAGCCGTCTCCCATCCCACCTTACCCACTATCCACACTATACGCCCCCTAGGATCACCTAATCGTCCTTCTGCCCCACACTTGGGCCGATCCATTTCTGAGCCTCGATCCCTCCATGATCTCGGCGGATTCGCAGCACATCATGTCCCATTTGGATCTTCCGTCGTCGTTCACGGGCGGGGTATTAGTCCTGGTGTCTCAAGgggcagaggaaggatgaggagtGCCACTATTGGGGAAAGATGGACTGTACCTGGGGAAGGAACCCGTGGCAGGAAGGGtttggaaaggaggagTCCGAGTGGGCTAAATAAGGAGAGTATTGACTCTGACGAAgttgagcaagaagcaaaaATGGAACGATCTGCATCGCCTTCTTTGAACCTTTCCTTCGGGCGACCAGTTTTACGTTCATGCTCCAATTCCCAATCACATTCGTGTACACGGCGTCGTCAATCCTCTCCACTAGCAGGTCATCCTGATCAGCAAGAGCCTCTCTCGATGGGAAGTTGTTGGATAGATCCAGAGTCTCACCTTCATTCGAGCTCCCGCGCGCACTCCGACGTGCGTGCCCAGGAAGTCATTCATAGGGATCTGGGGCTCAATGCTCTCTATTCTGGGAGTGCCGCCAGTCACCCAAAGAGAATTAAGGGCAAAGgtaaaggaaagaaaacTCGGAGGATGAGGCTAAGCTCTTCATGA
- a CDS encoding cytoplasm protein, putative, whose amino-acid sequence MTSSMPIPDGVSEGSYIGTFIGESIPVVKCETNDLLVPATSEIVFEGFLSVTETAPEGPFGEMHGYVFQGNSRDSPVYKVNCITHRDDAILPMSACGRLTDETQTLIGSLHAVEIGEICRDAGLLVTECFSPFKYQVTWIALQLDGKKLTEMKTTSEELRKKVGDLVFNTKAGSTTHRIVLVGDDIDVYDGTDVLLAFSTQCCPNMDETFFEDVPGFALIPYMGHGNGNP is encoded by the exons ATGACATCGTCTATGCCTATAC CCGACGGTGTTTCAGAAGGTAGTTACATTGGAACCTTCATTGGCGAGTCTATTCCCGTTGTCAAATGCGAGACCAACGACCTTCTTGTCCCTGCTACGTCTGAAATTGTCTTTGAAGGCTTCTTGTCTGTCACCGAGACTGCTCCTGAGGGTCCTTTTGGTGAAATGCATGGTTATGTATTCCAAGGCAACTCGCGTGATAGCCCCGTGTACAAGGTCAACTGCATAACTCATCGCGACGATGCTATCCTTCCCATGTCCGCCTGCGGACGATTGACGGACGAAACT CAGACGCTGATTGGTTCTCTCCACGCTGTTGAGATCGGGGAGATCTGCCGCGATGCGGGTCTTCTCGTTACTGAATGTTTCTCTCCTTTTAAATATCAAGTCACCTGGATCGCCCTTCAGTTAGATGGCAAGAAATTGACGGAGATGAAAACCACTTCTGAAGAGCTGAGAAAGAAAGTCGGTGACTTAGTGTTCAACACAAAAGCTGGAAGCACTACTCATCGTATCGTCCTTGTTGGTGATGATATTGATGTGTATGACGGTACAGACGTCC TGttggccttctccacccAATGTTGCCCCAATATGGACGAGACATTTTTCGAAGATGTCCCTGGCTTTGCTTTGATTCCTTATATGGGACATGGCAATGGTAACCCCTGA
- a CDS encoding ubiquitin-protein ligase, putative, which yields MVAFTATGNRNLTRKIRVTIVAADSLIKRDILRLPDPFAIVSVDSEQIHTTSVIKRTLNPYWNENFDIDVKDSSIVAVQIFDQRKFKRKQDQGFLGVINIKVSDVIDLELGGQEMLTKELKKGSDGQAVQGKLIVYLSTQTNAPISNNPAASSSTNVATPAPAASALASNNAAGQSISRPASAIQPAQGAEASVPTSADAIASAVPQPAAQAVGVSSSGAPNVNPTIQAASTGQTGTSTNVGHEFDSHSDQYGPLPVGWERRIDHLGRQYYVDHNTRTTTWNRPSDNELSNSATQATSTGEARARHNQRTLPDEMLDVQQSGANSGGATTPTTGSAQANPVNASNATTAGQGPLPSGWEQRFTPEGRPYFVDHNTRTTTWVDPRRQQLLRFIAPGQQGNLSVQPQTVSQLGPLPSGWEMRLTSTARVYFVDHNTKTTTWDDPRLPSSLDQNVPQYKRDFRRKLIYFRSQPALRSNTGQCHMKVSRDNIFEGSYTEIMRQTPNDLKKRLMIKFEGEDGLDYGGLSREFFFLLSHEMFNPFYCLFEYSAHDNYTLQINPNSGVNPEHLNYFKFIGRVVGLGIFHRRFLDAYFIVSFYKMILGKKIALQDLESVDAGLFRGLTWMLENDITGVIEDTFSITEEHFGEVVTVDLKPGGRDVEVTEDNKKDYVDLVTEYRISKRVSEQFQAFMSGFNELIPQELINVFDERELELLIGGMSEIDVDDWQKHTDYRGYNPSDEVVEWFWKIVKNWPAEKKSRLLQFTTGTSRIPVNGFKDLQGSDGPRRFTIEKAGEVTQLPKSHTCFNRIDLPAYKSYEALEQKLTIAVEETVGFGQE from the exons ATGGTCGCCTTCACGGCCACTGGAAACAGAAACTT AACACGAAAGATCCGAGTGACGA TCGTCGCGGCAGATTCCCTCATTAAGCGTGATATCCTCCGACTCCCAGACCCATTCGCTATCGTCTCTGTTGACTCGGAGCAAATTCACACCACTTCGGTCATCAAGAGGACACTGAACCCTTATTGGAATGA GAATTTTGACATCGACGTAAAGGATTCGTCCATTGTGGCAGTACAAATCTTTGACCAGCGGAAGTTCAAGAGAAAG CAAGACCAAGGTTTCCTTGGTGTGATCAATATCAAAGTTTCCGATGTCATTGATCTTGAACTTGGCGGTCAGGAGATGCTCACAAAGGAGCTCAAAAAGGGTTCCGACGGCCAGGCGGTCCAAGGCAAATTGATCGTTTACCTCTCTACTCAAACCAACGCTCCTATCTCGAACAACCCCGCCGCTTCTAGCTCCACCAACGTCGCTACACCTGCGCctgctgcttctgcttTGGCTTCGAACAACGCCGCTGGCCAATCTATCTCTCGTCCCGCCTCTGCAATTCAGCCCGCCCAAGGCGCCGAAGCATCCGTTCCTACTTCTGCCGACGCCATTGCTTCTGCTGTTCCCCAACCCGCAGCCCAAGCAGTGGGTGTGTCTTCTTCCGGTGCTCCCAACGTCAACCCCACCATCCAAGCTGCTTCTACTGGTCAAACGGGAACTAGCACCAACGTAGGCCATGAATTCGATTCTCATTCTGACCAGTACGGACCATTGCCTGTTGGTTGGGAACGTCGTATTGACCATCTTGGCCGTCAATACTATGTCGATCACAACACCCGTACCACGACATGGAACCGCCCGAGCGATAATGAGTTGTCTAACAGCGCCACTCAAGCGACATCCACTGGTGAAGCCAGAGCGAGGCACAACCAGAGGACATTGCCTGATGAAATGCTGGACGTGCAGCAGAGCGGTGCGAACAGTGGTGGCGCTACCACCCCTACCACTGGAAGTGCCCAGGCGAACCCCGTAAACGCTAGCAACGCTACCACTGCCGGACAAGGTCCTTTGCCTTCTGGTTGGGAACAGCGATTCACTCCCGAAGGTCGTCCTTACTTCGTCGATCACAACACCCGTACGACGACATGGGTTGACCCTCGTCGTCAGCAACTCTTGCGTTTCATCGCCCCCGGCCAGCAGGGCAACTTGTCTGTCCAGCCTCAAACCGTCAGCCAGCTCGGTCCCTTGCCTAGTGGTTGGGAGATGAGGTTGACATCCACCGCGAGAGTATACTTTGTTGACCACAATACCAAAACGACTACATGGGACGACCCTAGattgccttcttcgctcgaCCAGAATGTACCGCAGTACAAACGAGACTTCAGAAGGAAGCTCATCTACTTTAGGTCCCAGCCTGCGTTGAGGAGTAACACCGGGCAGTGTCACATGAAGGTGTCGCGTGATAATATCTTTGAGGGAAGCTATACCGAGATCATGAGGCAGACCCCGAAcgatttgaagaagaggttgatgaTCAAATTtgagggtgaagatggtTTGGATTACGGAGGTCTTTCGAG AgaattcttcttccttctttcgcaCGAAATGTTCAACCCCTTCTACTGTCTGTTTGAGTACTCCGCTCACGACAACTATACCCTCCAAATCAACCCCAACTCTGGCGTGAACCCAGAGCATCTCAATTACTTCAAGTTCATTGGCCGTGTCGTCGGTCTCGGTATCTTCCACCGTCGTTTCCTCGATGCGTACTTTATTGTCTCATTCTACAAGATGATCTTGGGTAAGAAGATTGCACTCCAAGATTTGGAGAGTGTGGACGCGGGTTTGTTTAGGGGTTTGACGTGGATGTTGGAGAATGATATCACGGGTGTCATTGAGGATACTTTCTCGATTACTGAGGAGCATTTTGGGGAGGTTGTCACCGTTGATTTGAAGCCTGGAGGTAGGGATGTTGAGGTGACAGAGGATAACAAGAAAGACTACGTCGA CCTTGTGACTGAATATCGAATCTCTAAACGAGTATCCGAGCAATTCCAAGCCTTCATGTCCGGTTTCAACGAACTCATCCCGCAAGAACTCATCAACGTATTCGATGAGCGCGAGCTCGAACTCCTTATCGGTGGTATGTCCGAGATCGACGTGGACGACTGGCAGAAACACACGGATTACAGAGGATACAACCCCTCGGATGAAGTGGTCGAGTGGTTCTGGAAGATTGTTAAGAACTGGCctgcagagaagaagtcaaggTTATTGCAGTTCACGACTGGAACCTCGAGGATCCCTGTGAATGGTTTCAAGGATCTGCAAGGGTCCGATGGACCGAGAAGGTTTACGATTGAGAAGGCGGGAGAAGTGACGCAGTTGCCGAAATCGCACACTTGTTTCAATAGAATTGATTTACCGGCTTACAAGTCTTATGAGGCTTTAGAGCAAAAATTGACTATTGC TGTTGAAGAAACTGTCGGTTTCGGCCAAGAATAA